In Candidatus Binatia bacterium, a genomic segment contains:
- a CDS encoding SRPBCC domain-containing protein, giving the protein FDPANPCRIPGLFAANVLTEPIDIDAPADLVWPIVVGFDRYPDWNPLNRFFRLDTRAEAGQTVTFGPRWGPYDSERLGEAGFTQHETLTIYEDNCCLAYGVVSPWLNAERVQYLAPVTTSRTRYYTYERTSGVLAPFVRRVYGRRIVVGFTANGLALKRRAEARHVPAIQPSS; this is encoded by the coding sequence TTCGATCCGGCCAATCCATGCCGCATCCCCGGCCTCTTCGCGGCCAACGTCCTCACCGAGCCCATCGACATCGATGCCCCCGCCGATCTCGTCTGGCCGATCGTCGTCGGCTTCGATCGCTACCCGGACTGGAACCCGCTGAACCGCTTCTTCCGGCTGGACACGCGCGCCGAGGCGGGTCAGACCGTCACCTTTGGACCCCGCTGGGGACCGTACGACAGCGAACGGCTCGGCGAGGCCGGCTTCACGCAGCACGAAACGCTCACCATCTATGAGGACAACTGCTGCCTGGCCTATGGCGTCGTGTCTCCGTGGCTCAACGCGGAGCGCGTCCAATACCTCGCGCCCGTCACCACCAGCCGAACTCGCTACTACACCTACGAGCGCACGTCCGGCGTCCTCGCCCCTTTCGTTCGACGCGTCTATGGCCGTCGCATTGTTGTCGGCTTCACCGCCAATGGCCTTGCGCTCAAGCGGCGCGCTGAAGCCCGACATGTGCCAGCCATACAACCGTCTTCGTGA